The following are encoded in a window of Phaseolus vulgaris cultivar G19833 chromosome 3, P. vulgaris v2.0, whole genome shotgun sequence genomic DNA:
- the LOC137806837 gene encoding uncharacterized protein isoform X1 encodes MKKMFIKKTRATEHDTLNNTFDQLAALNNSTPHVNSHPIENNKKKPPPPHAPHRLISTTKNNSAPEFQFDNTNESVHESTSEPTPRLQSDEEREENVGIEMQTEQSKHVSRKRSWLVDVIDSEGKKVRKQLTANDVWFLFVGERILVNWNNENQPVDDSGALLNRFLGHVARNVNAFPISYQSWRKIPKDYKEDILKKTIQAKFEVESDAHVRYIFKSLNTKWTEYRQQLWQQRNDGTHNRDEIIAMCPEVMNKDHWASFVDYRLNSRTKEIAKKNKDNRKKQTVPHTGGSKSIARKKDEMEKELGRKVSRGEVWVATHKHANGEFVNDGAREIGEKIQAYESNTSSLSHDISIDDSLAHAFGSEEHCGRVRGMGLGPCPSHVFGYTRNSRTGISSTTYRELENQVIALKSQLDEQNKRYEEREKRYEEHEKRFEIMMNFFFQSYQGQLPPELTMFNRSSVSDQGSVPKN; translated from the exons ATGAAGAAAATGTTCATCAAGAAGACTAGAGCAACAGAACATGATACTCTCAATAACACTTTTGACCAACTTGCAGCCCTTAATAACTCAA CACCTCATGTGAATTCTCATCCTATAgagaataataagaagaagcCTCCTCCCCCACATGCACCTCATAGGTTGATTTCTACTACTAAGAACAATTCTGCACCTGAATTTCAATTTGATAATACAAATGAATCTGTCCATGAATCTACATCTGAACCTACACCAAGGTTACAATCTGATGAAGAAAGGGAAGAAAATGTGGGTATTGAGATGCAAACTGAACAATCAAAGCATGTATCACGTAAAAGATCATGGCTTGTTGATGTCATTG ATAGTGAAGGCAAAAAGGTTAGGAAACAATTAACAGCAAATGATGTCTGGTTTTTATTTGTTGGTGAGAGGATTCTTGTTAACTGGAATAACGAGAACCAACCAGTTGATGACAGTGGAGCATTGTTGAATAGGTTTTTAGGTCATGTTGCAAGAAATGTTAATGCATTTCCTATTAGCTATCAAAGTTGGAGGAAGATTCCCAAAGATTACAAAGAAGATATACTTAAGAAAACCATTCAA GCCAAGTTTGAAGTTGAATCTGATGCTCATGTAAGATATATCTTCAAATCACTTAACACAAAGTGGACTGAGTATAGGCAACAACTATGGCAACAAAGAAATGATGGAACACACAATAGAGATGAAATTATTGCAATGTGCCCAGAAGTAATGAATAAAGACCATTGGGCTTCTTTTGTTGACTACCGTTTAAATTCAAGGACAAAg GAAATTGCCAAAAAGAACAAGGATAATAGAAAGAAGCAAACAGTTCCTCATACTGGTGGATCCAAGAGCATTGCACGGAAGAAAGATGAGATG GAGAAAGAGCTTGGTCGCAAAGTTAGTAGGGGAGAAGTATGGGTAGCAACACATAAACATGCTAACGGAGAATTTGTGAATGATGGGGCAAGAGAGATTGGG GAAAAGATTCAAGCATATGAGTCAAATACATCTTCCCTCTCACATGATATATCAATTGATGATTCACTAGCTCATGCCTTTGGAAGTGAAGAACATTGTGGTCGTGTTCGAGGGATGGGATTGGGACCTTGCCCTTCTCATGTGTTTGGATATACTAGAAATTCTCGCACTGGGATATCTTCAACTACTTATAGAGAATTGGAGAATCAG GTTATTGCATTAAAGTCACAATTGgatgaacaaaataaaagatatgaAGAACGTGAAAAAAGATATGAAGAACATGAAAAAAGATTTGAGATAATGatgaattttttctttcaaagttatCAAGGTCAATTGCCTCCTGAGTTGACTATGTTCAATCGTTCATCg GTGTCTGATCAAGGAAGTGTGCCAAAAAATTAG
- the LOC137806837 gene encoding uncharacterized protein isoform X2, producing the protein MKKMFIKKTRATEHDTLNNTFDQLAALNNSKNNKKKPPPPHAPHRLISTTKNNSAPEFQFDNTNESVHESTSEPTPRLQSDEEREENVGIEMQTEQSKHVSRKRSWLVDVIDSEGKKVRKQLTANDVWFLFVGERILVNWNNENQPVDDSGALLNRFLGHVARNVNAFPISYQSWRKIPKDYKEDILKKTIQAKFEVESDAHVRYIFKSLNTKWTEYRQQLWQQRNDGTHNRDEIIAMCPEVMNKDHWASFVDYRLNSRTKEIAKKNKDNRKKQTVPHTGGSKSIARKKDEMEKELGRKVSRGEVWVATHKHANGEFVNDGAREIGEKIQAYESNTSSLSHDISIDDSLAHAFGSEEHCGRVRGMGLGPCPSHVFGYTRNSRTGISSTTYRELENQVIALKSQLDEQNKRYEEREKRYEEHEKRFEIMMNFFFQSYQGQLPPELTMFNRSSVSDQGSVPKN; encoded by the exons ATGAAGAAAATGTTCATCAAGAAGACTAGAGCAACAGAACATGATACTCTCAATAACACTTTTGACCAACTTGCAGCCCTTAATAACTCAA agaataataagaagaagcCTCCTCCCCCACATGCACCTCATAGGTTGATTTCTACTACTAAGAACAATTCTGCACCTGAATTTCAATTTGATAATACAAATGAATCTGTCCATGAATCTACATCTGAACCTACACCAAGGTTACAATCTGATGAAGAAAGGGAAGAAAATGTGGGTATTGAGATGCAAACTGAACAATCAAAGCATGTATCACGTAAAAGATCATGGCTTGTTGATGTCATTG ATAGTGAAGGCAAAAAGGTTAGGAAACAATTAACAGCAAATGATGTCTGGTTTTTATTTGTTGGTGAGAGGATTCTTGTTAACTGGAATAACGAGAACCAACCAGTTGATGACAGTGGAGCATTGTTGAATAGGTTTTTAGGTCATGTTGCAAGAAATGTTAATGCATTTCCTATTAGCTATCAAAGTTGGAGGAAGATTCCCAAAGATTACAAAGAAGATATACTTAAGAAAACCATTCAA GCCAAGTTTGAAGTTGAATCTGATGCTCATGTAAGATATATCTTCAAATCACTTAACACAAAGTGGACTGAGTATAGGCAACAACTATGGCAACAAAGAAATGATGGAACACACAATAGAGATGAAATTATTGCAATGTGCCCAGAAGTAATGAATAAAGACCATTGGGCTTCTTTTGTTGACTACCGTTTAAATTCAAGGACAAAg GAAATTGCCAAAAAGAACAAGGATAATAGAAAGAAGCAAACAGTTCCTCATACTGGTGGATCCAAGAGCATTGCACGGAAGAAAGATGAGATG GAGAAAGAGCTTGGTCGCAAAGTTAGTAGGGGAGAAGTATGGGTAGCAACACATAAACATGCTAACGGAGAATTTGTGAATGATGGGGCAAGAGAGATTGGG GAAAAGATTCAAGCATATGAGTCAAATACATCTTCCCTCTCACATGATATATCAATTGATGATTCACTAGCTCATGCCTTTGGAAGTGAAGAACATTGTGGTCGTGTTCGAGGGATGGGATTGGGACCTTGCCCTTCTCATGTGTTTGGATATACTAGAAATTCTCGCACTGGGATATCTTCAACTACTTATAGAGAATTGGAGAATCAG GTTATTGCATTAAAGTCACAATTGgatgaacaaaataaaagatatgaAGAACGTGAAAAAAGATATGAAGAACATGAAAAAAGATTTGAGATAATGatgaattttttctttcaaagttatCAAGGTCAATTGCCTCCTGAGTTGACTATGTTCAATCGTTCATCg GTGTCTGATCAAGGAAGTGTGCCAAAAAATTAG